From bacterium, a single genomic window includes:
- a CDS encoding diguanylate cyclase — protein MALTSEDILALARRLVRLDPRRGHKFLPRLLRQLSELFDTDRVSVMLLDLRKQRFSRALYTGFSIPTDAYNESNLVSLHAVTRAVPLVTENIRLDYPELVGPFADTYKTDACACFPMVLGDDVIGVISVSNLRGVAEIKAGLPDIELLIGVITQIVSVLELPEEETPRSGARQIREVREFARKLEGVSGADEIVQLYSDTIFEHYDGLGLFVLVDAFDKEQLSWMALSHPMGRKECRRIFDKISAIWSDKKPGAKPPDFASLRIVSCAGLTDGDTPVRTSAIKVFPLVIEKRLFGIVGAAIEHEADFSEEHLDLFNLLTFQFAVSLRNNLLDRRHLEAEENDRLTGLYNPRQFEQFFAKEFERSRRYSVPLVLLMVDIDHYREISDTYGYDRASFVIKEISGIIKANSRTSDVISRIAEDKFALLLPETNLKQAELQADRIRSFIANHSFFSCESKLFIKATASLGIASFIDHKPDSPQQLVEFADTALYFAKKNGRNRVVSYSFVLNLFLKESGGMV, from the coding sequence GTGGCACTAACGAGCGAGGACATACTTGCTCTGGCGAGAAGGCTGGTAAGGCTTGATCCGCGGCGCGGTCACAAGTTCCTGCCGCGCCTACTGCGTCAGCTTAGCGAGCTTTTCGACACCGACAGGGTAAGCGTGATGCTCCTCGACCTGCGCAAGCAGAGGTTCTCTCGCGCGCTTTACACGGGATTTTCCATTCCGACCGACGCCTATAACGAAAGCAACCTCGTCAGTCTGCACGCGGTTACGCGAGCCGTCCCGCTTGTGACCGAGAATATCAGGCTGGACTATCCGGAGCTTGTGGGGCCGTTCGCCGACACATACAAAACCGACGCATGCGCGTGCTTTCCGATGGTGCTGGGAGACGACGTTATCGGTGTGATTTCCGTTTCCAATCTGCGGGGCGTTGCCGAAATCAAGGCCGGCCTGCCGGATATAGAGCTGTTAATAGGCGTTATAACGCAGATTGTAAGCGTGCTTGAGCTTCCGGAGGAAGAGACGCCCAGATCTGGCGCGCGCCAGATACGCGAAGTACGGGAATTCGCGCGAAAGCTTGAAGGAGTATCCGGTGCGGACGAGATTGTTCAGTTATATTCCGACACGATATTCGAGCATTACGACGGGCTGGGCTTGTTCGTTCTGGTGGACGCATTCGACAAGGAGCAATTAAGCTGGATGGCGCTTTCCCATCCGATGGGACGCAAGGAATGCAGGCGGATTTTCGACAAGATTTCCGCCATCTGGTCGGACAAAAAACCAGGCGCAAAGCCGCCGGATTTCGCTTCCCTTAGAATCGTGAGTTGCGCCGGTTTGACCGACGGCGACACGCCCGTCCGCACTTCCGCCATCAAAGTGTTTCCGCTTGTGATTGAAAAGCGGCTGTTCGGAATCGTGGGCGCCGCTATCGAGCATGAGGCGGATTTTTCCGAGGAGCATCTCGACCTTTTCAACCTTCTAACGTTCCAGTTCGCGGTCAGCCTGCGCAACAACTTGCTGGACAGACGGCATCTGGAAGCCGAGGAGAACGACAGGCTGACGGGACTGTACAACCCGCGGCAGTTCGAGCAATTTTTCGCCAAGGAGTTCGAGCGAAGCCGCAGGTACAGCGTTCCGCTTGTGCTTTTGATGGTGGACATTGATCACTACCGCGAAATAAGCGACACTTACGGCTACGACCGCGCGAGCTTCGTAATCAAAGAAATAAGCGGAATAATCAAGGCGAACAGCCGCACGAGCGACGTAATAAGCCGCATAGCTGAAGACAAATTCGCGTTGCTTTTGCCCGAAACCAACCTAAAGCAGGCGGAGCTGCAGGCGGACAGGATAAGAAGCTTCATCGCGAACCACAGCTTCTTTTCGTGCGAGTCGAAGCTCTTCATCAAGGCGACGGCGTCGCTTGGGATAGCGAGCTTCATAGACCACAAACCGGACTCGCCGCAGCAGCTGGTGGAATTCGCGGACACCGCGCTGTACTTCGCAAAGAAGAACGGCAGGAACCGCGTCGTGAGCTACTCGTTCGTGCTTAACCTGTTCCTCAAGGAAAGCGGGGGAATGGTGTAG
- a CDS encoding YaaR family protein translates to MVKIEDAKGRAKPARGRQLFRAGSKLFHKADSYATASRARPYAGLADGELKERIDRQGRELVASSGERTLEDYRELIREALERAVGQGLELSRESSYSGDPKMFASITVVNSKLLDLAEEVRKTQAETIRLAKLVEEIKGLVADLLG, encoded by the coding sequence TTGGTAAAAATCGAGGATGCAAAAGGACGTGCAAAGCCGGCGAGAGGCCGACAGCTGTTTCGCGCCGGTTCCAAGCTTTTTCACAAGGCGGATTCATATGCAACCGCGTCGCGCGCGCGCCCCTACGCAGGACTGGCAGACGGCGAACTCAAGGAACGAATTGACAGGCAGGGCAGAGAGCTTGTGGCTTCGTCCGGCGAAAGGACGTTGGAGGATTACCGTGAGTTAATCCGCGAGGCTCTCGAGCGGGCGGTCGGGCAAGGGCTGGAGTTAAGCAGGGAGTCATCGTATTCGGGCGATCCGAAAATGTTCGCGTCGATTACCGTCGTGAATTCCAAGCTGCTGGATCTGGCGGAAGAAGTGCGCAAAACGCAGGCTGAAACCATCCGATTGGCCAAGCTGGTCGAAGAGATAAAGGGACTTGTCGCAGACCTGCTCGGGTAG
- the tmk gene encoding dTMP kinase has translation MPRAAGYNPHVGAARGYFFTLEGIEGCGKSTAARYLQSLLEVRGRPTFLTREPGGTALGEMLRAIILSPQLSGDALSPVEQVFLFCASRARLAREVVRPLLESGRDVICDRYLDSTFAYQGVGGSISDEQLNALNRIATQGVVPDLTLLLDLPVEAGLSRRRIGGDINWIDKREIEFHSEVRDRFLRLAAAEPGRIKIVDSSGDQETTRAGIRSILDEFFAINQAGGSART, from the coding sequence GTGCCCCGTGCCGCGGGATACAATCCGCACGTGGGCGCGGCCAGAGGTTACTTTTTTACACTGGAGGGCATCGAGGGGTGCGGCAAGTCCACCGCGGCCCGATACCTTCAGTCGCTTCTTGAAGTACGCGGCAGGCCGACGTTTTTAACCCGCGAGCCCGGCGGCACCGCTCTTGGGGAAATGCTGCGCGCCATAATCCTTTCTCCGCAATTATCGGGTGACGCGCTTTCCCCGGTCGAGCAGGTGTTTCTTTTCTGCGCGAGCCGCGCCAGGCTGGCCCGCGAAGTCGTACGCCCGCTTCTGGAGTCCGGGCGCGACGTGATTTGCGACCGGTACCTGGACAGCACCTTTGCATACCAAGGCGTCGGGGGTTCGATTTCCGACGAGCAGCTGAATGCGTTGAACCGTATTGCCACGCAAGGCGTAGTGCCCGATCTCACTCTGCTGCTGGATTTGCCCGTGGAAGCCGGGCTTTCGCGAAGGAGGATCGGCGGCGACATTAACTGGATTGACAAGCGTGAAATAGAATTCCACAGTGAAGTACGCGACAGGTTTCTTCGCTTGGCCGCTGCGGAGCCGGGGCGGATCAAAATCGTGGACAGCTCCGGCGACCAGGAGACCACGAGGGCCGGGATCCGCAGCATTTTGGACGAGTTCTTCGCCATAAATCAGGCCGGCGGGAGTGCGCGAACGTAA